A genomic window from Vanessa cardui chromosome Z, ilVanCard2.1, whole genome shotgun sequence includes:
- the LOC124542894 gene encoding zinc finger protein 248-like has translation MAETASIAHSPKYMRKRRRLSRLLDKLAVQISNNNHYPLPHWLMLDSACYNTKTSEDVPLDLSLKSEVPKAATKETSGYACDTCGQTFAVHDRLAKHVASRHRDKAPEATRAYECEICRRRFARSDMLTRHARLHSGVKPYSCSACGQVFSRSDHLATHQRTHTGEKPYRCPACPYAACRRDMITRHMRTHTRKPQAPEI, from the coding sequence ATGGCGGAAACAGCGTCCATTGCCCATAGTCCGAAATATATGCGCAAACGCCGACGGCTATCCAGGCTTCTTGATAAACTTGCTGtgcaaataagtaataataatcactACCCATTACCACACTGGCTCATGCTCGACTCTGCTTGTTATAACACGAAAACCTCCGAGGATGTTCCACTCGATTTGTCTTTGAAGTCGGAGGTTCCAAAGGCGGCGACTAAAGAAACATCCGGATACGCATGTGACACTTGCGGCCAGACTTTCGCCGTACACGATCGTCTGGCCAAACATGTTGCCTCTAGACACAGAGACAAGGCGCCGGAAGCGACACGTGCTTACGAGTGCGAGATATGCCGTCGACGCTTTGCCAGGTCGGATATGCTGACCAGACATGCTCGTTTACACAGCGGCGTAAAGCCTTACTCTTGCTCTGCCTGTGGACAGGTATTCTCCCGCTCGGACCATTTAGCCACACACCAGCGTACCCACACTGGCGAGAAACCCTATCGGTGTCCAGCTTGTCCCTACGCCGCCTGCCGCCGTGATATGATTACGCGGCACATGAGAACGCACACACGAAAGCCACAAGCACCAGAAATTTAA